In Thermithiobacillus tepidarius DSM 3134, the genomic window GCTGCTCGACGTAGTCGCCGTACGACATGCCGTCGTCGCGCAGGACGTTGCAGTAGTTCCAGAGTTTCTGGACGATGGTGGACGTATTCATGCTTGATCCAATTGCGCAATCTGGTCGAGCCGCTCTACCAACAGCCTCACGCGGCCGGCAAGCGACTCGTCCGGGAACATTATGCCGGGCAAGGCGTTGATAAAGTCGGGCATCGCCAGCAGCGCCCGGCATTGCGCGGCGAGATACTGCCGCAGCTCGGGTTCGGTCGAGGCGATTTCTTTGACAAGCTCTAGCCGCCCATCCAGCACGTTAACGATGTCTTCCAGATCGTGGCTACCTAAAACATCACCATGGCCGCGATCGAAGAACGCCTCGAATTTTGTGGCTATGAAGGCAGGCGCGCTGACCAGGCGAATCGTCACGCCTGTCGAAAGCCTTAACGTCTGTGCCGTTTTCACCGCCAGCGGATACCAGCGATTGGCAAAACCGAGAACACTGGAGTCCATCGGCATCAGGTCCACTTCCAGATTGTTGAAGCGCCAGCGGCAGATCGGCGCATCCCGCGCCATGTCACGCTTGAAGCCGAGCCGGGAGAACTCTTTTTCCAGTGCGTGATACCCGACCAGCGCCTCCACCCGCGCCACCAAGTCGACATCGTAAGTCACCCGCGCCGGTGCGGCCGCCGGGTCGGTGAGCAGCAAATCCACCGCGCAGCCGCCAACGAACACCAACTGATCCCGCAGCTCCCCCAATACATCCGCAATCAGTTCAATCTTCGCCAGGTTCGGATGCTCTCGCCTCATTGGAAATAAGGCTCCAGCAACTTTTGCGCGGCGTCGCGTTCGCGGACCTGGCCGCTGCGGATCGCATCGAACAGCGCCAGCACGGCGTGTAACCGGGCGTCCTTCAGCGCGGCTTCCGGCACCGAAGGGTAAAGCGGCGCCAGACTCAAGCCCCGCACCGACCCCTTGGCATGCGGCCACACCGGCACCGGATCGCCCGACGGCGCGATCACGCTATTCAGCGGCGCCGCGCCATAAGCCGTGGGCACGCCGCGGGTAAGGGACCCCCACACCGGTGCAAACGCATACTTCGCGCCATGCAACACGAATTCCCGCAACTGCGGCTTGAGCACCACCGGCCGGCGGTCTTCAAACATTGCCAGCCGTGCCGCAGCCGCGCGCCTGAGCGCGCCATGCACGGCGGAGACCGCCAAGCCGGTCTGCTCTGCAAGCTCCGCGTAGCCGGCACTGCTGTCGCCGCGGCTGAGCAAAGCCAACAGCACATACAGATCCTGTGGCTTCAGTGCTGTCTGACGATTACTTATTTTTGGCATATTCTCTTTTCAAGAAATAAGAACAGTGTGATCAATATGCTATGCCGATCATACATTGAAAGTCAATGTTCTTATTTCAAGAATAAAGAACAGTTGCCCTGCATCCCAAGCCTGGCTATTATAGCCCCGCCACCGCCTCCCGGGTCGCCTGCTCCGGCCACAGTACCTTTCCGTGAATCGTCGTCGGCCGCTCGTTCAGCCAGCAGGAAACCTTGAGCGGGTTCAACTCCATCATATTGCTTGCCTGACACACCCAGGTCTCCAAATCCTGCTTCGCCACCCACAGCTAACCCTGTACCGAGCGGTCCACACGCCGTGTCGAAGCGCACCGGCCCCAGCGCCAGCTCTGCCTTTTTGATCTGTGTGGCCGGGCAGCCGGCCGTGGCCAGCGTAGCCATGTACAGCAGGCGAAACCACTTGCCACCCAGTTTGGCGAACTGTTCCTTGCATCGTGACAGAGCATCACGCACTGCCGCCGGTCAAGAGTGAACTGAATCGCCCCGGGTTTTGAGGAGGCTCTGACATCTGAGAGAATGGAGCCATGACCAAGACCAACAAGTTTTCCCCTGAAGTACGTGAGCGTGCGGTGCGGCTGGTGCAGGAGCATCGGGACGAGTATCCCTCGCTATGGGCCGCCGTTGAATCCATTGCCCCCAAGATTGGCTGTGTGCCCCAGACGCTGCTGGAGTGGGTCAAGCGGGTGGAGGTGGATTCCGGTACCCGTCCGGGCATGACGACGGCTGAAGCCCAGCGCATCAGGGAGCTGGAGCGCGAGGTCAAGGAGCTACGCCGTGCCAACGAGATCCTGAAGCTCGCCTGCGCGTTTTTCGCTCAGGCGGAGCTCGACCGCCGGCTCAAGTGATGTACGCCTTTGTGGATGCACATCGCGTTACCTATGGGGTCGAGCCGATCTGCCAAGTCCTGCAGATTGCCCCATCGGCATACTGGCGCCATGCGGCAAGGCAGCGTCATCCGGCATTGCGCAGTGCACGTGTCCTGCGCGATGCCGTGCTGATGTCAGAGATCGAGCGCGTCTGGCAGGCCAATCTGCAGGTGTATGGCGCCGACAAGGTCTGGCGCCAGCTGAACCGGGAAGGCATTGCCGTGGCCCGTTGCACCGTCGAGCGCCTGATGAAACACCTGGGGCTGCAGGGCGCCAGACGGGGCAAGGTCGTGCGCACCACGATCAGCCATGCCAAGGCACCCTGTCCGCTGGATCGCGTGAACCGCCAGTTCCAGGCGGACAGGCCCAACCAGCTCTGGGTGTCTGACTTCACCTATGTCTCGACCTGGCAGGGTTGGTTGTATGTGGCCTTTGTCATTGACGTGTTTGCCCGGCGCATCGTGGGCTGGCAGGTCAGCCGTTCCATGCAAACAGACTTTGTGCTCGATGCGCTGGAGCAGGCCTTGTATGCCCGTCAGCCCGGGCGGGCAGATACGCTGATTCATCACTCGGACAGGGGATCGCAATACGTCAGCATCCGCTACACCGAACGGCTGGCCGAGGCCGGTATCGAGCCCTCGGTGGGCAGTAAGGGCGATTCCTATGACAACGCCCTGGCTGAAACCATCAATGGCCTGTACAAGACCGAGCTGATCCATCGGCAAGGTCCCTGGAAGTCTCGGCAGGCCGTGGAACTGGCCACACTGCACTGGGTGCATTGGTTCAACAATCATCGGCTGCTGGAGTCAATCGGCTATATCCCGCCAGCCGAAGCAGAGGCAAACGACTACCAGCAACTCGCCCAAAAGGACAAGGTTGCTGCCTGAACTTAAACCAATCTGCCTCTACGATTCCCGGGGCGATTCATTGTTGTTGGTCGAGGGGTGCGACGGGAATCTCAAAACGGTGCAGAGCGGCAGTCTCGATACTGGCGACCGTGGTCCCCTGCTTTGAGCACGTATTCAGTATCTCGCGTGCAAAACAGCGAAGGGCCCAAGCCACATACTCGGGCAATACGCCGTCATTCGGCGTTATGGCCTTCAAATCTTGATTGACCGTTACCGGCACAGTGGTGATCGCCACAGGAAGCGTGTGGCTCAAAATCCCGCTTCGTGTAACGACTAGCACGGAACCCGCTGGTATTAGCTTTGCAGTTGATTCGTCAACAGCGGCTTTGGTGATGTGGTCCTCACTGTCCGTGATGCGTTCTGTCTTCACATCCTTGGGGGAAACCCAAGGAATCGTGCCATTCGTCCAGAACTCTGGCTTTGCTTTCGACGGGGTACCGCCTCCCGACCATTCGCCGAGTTCTTTCAGTGGCACGAGTTGCCAGGTATCCGGGATGCTATGACTTTCCATAACTGCACTCATGCCGCCAACGCCTCGTTCAGTTCTTCAATGATCGTATTCAGTTTGTCGCCGAAATCCTGATACATGGTCATTCGCCGCCATCCTGGAGCAGGTTCAGGATCAACCGGATCAGCAATTCTTTGTGCGCTGGGTCGCTCTCGGCGACCAGCAGCGCGACGGCGACCAAGGCATTGTTGGCGAAGCGCGGTGTGCCGTCGGGCTTGATCGACAGGCCGTTGCGATCGAGGTAGAGCAGAAACAGGAAGCTGCCGATGCGCTTGTTGCCGTCGGAAAACGGGTGATCCTTGATAATGAAATACAGCAGATGCGCGGCGCGTGTCTCCACGCTTGGGTAGAGCGCTTCGCCGCCGAATGTTTGCTCGATGGAACCCAGGATGCCATCCAGTGCGCTACCCCGCTCCTGACCGAAGAGCGCCGTGGCCTCGCCTTTCGCCATCAAGGCTTGCTTGAGCGCCGAAATCGCCCGGCGACTCTCATCCGATGACAGGCCGGCGACGGGGCGGGTCGGATGCACCGGCGACTCGGGCAGGCGGTTCTCGTCGTACTGCAACAGCAAGCGCCAGGAACGGGCGTAGCGCGTGACCACGTCCAGCACGGCCCGGCCCTGGTAGTTGACCAGCTCGTGGGCGGACAGCGTTCGCGCCAGCAGGCGCACGGCCTCCTCCATTTCGGTGAGACCTTTCTCCCGCAGGCGGCGTTCGTTGAGGGTGTAGCCCTGGACCAGATGGTCTCGCAATGTGCGGGTGGCCCAGATGCGGAATTGGGTGCCGCGAAGAGATTTGACGCGGTAGCCAACCGAGATGATGACATCCAGGCTGTAATAGATGACGGGCTTGTCGGAAAAAGGAATATGCATTTTTTGCATATTGCCTTCGGTCGGCAACTCGCCTTCAGCGAATACGTTGCGCACGTGCCTGGAAATGACCGACTGGTCGCGTCCAAAAAGCTCGACCATCTGCGCCTGTGTCAGCCAGACGGTTTCTCGCTCCAAGTGCACGTCCAGGAGAATCTGGCCGTCGGGTGTCTGGAACAGGGCGATCTCGCCGCCGGGCAATGGGTTGCTCTGTTTCATGCGGCCAAGGTTTCGTTCAATTCTTCGATGATTGTATTCAGCTTGTCGCCGAACAGTTGATGTACTTTGCCGAGGCCGCCGTGTTGTGAGAACGGCGCGTACTCGAAGTCGTCCGACTCGATACCCAAATTGGCGGCGATGTGGTCGCGGATCATTTCCAGCCAGCGGATTTGTTCTCTGGTGAACTGTTTGCCCGCGCTTTCCTGGCTCGCCAGCCACACCTGGAAATTGGCCGCGACGCGCTCGGGGAAAGGGATGAGTTCATTGTCCTGGTGCATGGCGAAGCGCACCAGCGAGACGAGGTCGGTCAGGATGCGGCGGCCAGCGGCGCCCTTGACCCTGGACTTCTCCAGCGCGGCGTAGGCCTGCCAGAGCTGAGATTCGTTCCAGAGATAGGGTGGCTTTTCGATGGCGCTGGCGAGCTCCTGCACTGCCGCGAAGCTGAGGCGCTGCTTGTAGGGGCGGCTGTAGAGCACCTGCAGGGCGGTGATTTCGTCTTTGTGCTCGGCGATGAACTGCTCGAAGGATTGGACCATGCCCTTGGCGCGGTCGAGGGCATCTTGGGAGAAGCCGGCTTCGAGGAGTTCATCTGCGCTGATGATGTCGATGACGACTTCGTTTTTCTTCTTGATGGTGTCGATGGTTTCGCGCAGCTTGGGGTCGTGAAAGGGCTTGACGGCCTCCCGCACCCGCTCGTCCCGGTTGGGGGCATCGGGGTCGAGGGCGGCGATGATGCGGTGGCCGAGCTCTCGGACGCCGAACCCGCCGGTAATCTCGCGGATCTTCTGGTCGTCCTCGGCGCTCATGCGGTGTTCCATGCGCGCCAGCCGCCCGGCCAGGGACGAGAGCACGTCGTCTTCAGTGTTGCCGAAGGCCACGGCCTGCATGAGTTTTTCGAAGCTGACGGTGGGCTTCTGCTCCATGGGGCGGGAGTCGGTCTTGTCCTGCCCGCAGACGCCGACGGCATCGACGATGACGAAGTGGTCCTTGGCGCGGGCGTCGGGGGTGACGCTTTGCAGGTCGTCGGGCTTGATGACGCGCACGCCGCGGCCTTTCATCTGCTCGAAGAAGGCGCGGGATTTGACGGCGCGCATGAACATGACGACTTCCACCGCCTTGATGTCGGTGCCGGTGGCGATCATGTCCACGGTGACGGCGACCCTGGGCATGGGGCTGGTGCGGAATTCGTTGATGAGGTCCTTGGGCTTGGCGCCGGTGGTGCGGTAGGTGATCTTCTGGGCGAAGTCGTTGCCCTTGCCGAACTCCTCGCGCACGATCTCGACGATGTTCTCGGCGTGGGCGTCGTCCTTGGCGAAGATGAGGGTCTTGGGCACCCACTCGCGGCCGGGGAAGATTTCGGTGAAGAGCTTGTCGCGGTAGGTCTGGATGATTTTGCGGATCTGGTCCGGGGCGACCACGTCGCGGTCGAGCTGGTTGGGGTCGTAGCTGAAATCGTCGTCGAGCTGTTCCCAGCGCTTCTTGCGGGTGTCGCGCTCCATGACCTGCACGGCGTAGCCGGACTCCACCTTGGAGCCCTGTTCGGTGATGGCGGTGCGGATGCGGTAGACGTCGTAGTTGACGTTGACGCCGTCGGCCACGGCCATCTCGTGATTGTATTCCATCACCAGGTTCTGGTTGAAGAAGCCGAAGGTCTGCTTGCTGGGCGTGGCGGTGAGGCCGATGAGGTAGGCGTCGAAGTACTCCAGCACTTGGGCCCAGAGATTGTAGATGGAGCGGTGGCATTCGTCGGTGACGATGATGTCGAAGGTTTCGATCGGTATCGCCGGGTTGTATTCGATGGGTTCGGGCTGCTTGAACAGGCCGCCGAGCTGGTCCACCGATTCTTCTTCCAGCTCTTCGGGCAGGTCACGGCCCTTGAGCATGGAGTACATGCGCTGGATGGTGCAGATGCAGACACGGGCGGTGGTGTCGAGCGTGTTGCTGCTCAGGCGCTGGACGATGTACTCCTCGGTGAATTTGAAGTTGTTGTAGGGCGAGGCGTATTGCTGGAATTCCTTGAGCGTCTGGTCGCCGAGGTTGCCGCGGTCCACGAGAAACAGCACGCGCCGGGCACCGGCGAACTTGATGAGCCGGTAGATGAATGAGATGGCGGTGAAGGTCTTGCCCGAGCCGGTGGCCATCTGGATGAGGGCGCGGGGGCGGTTTTCCCTGAGCGACCGTTCCAGATTCTGGATGGCCTGGATCTGGGCGGGCCAGAGGCCTTCTGCCTTGAGCGGCGGCATGCGGTTGAGGCGGGCAAGGAAGCTGCCCTGCTCGGCATAGGCCGGCGGAGGCGCTTCCGCGGCCTGGGGCAGCGCGGCATCGGAAGCCGGCCCGCGCCCGCAAGCGCCGGATTCCAGCCACGCCGCCAGGGTGTCGGGCCGGTGAAAGGCGAAGACCGGGCGCGAGCGCGGCTCGGGGTCGAGGCCATTGGTGAAGCGGGTTTCGACGCCGGTGGACTGGTAAGAAAAGGGCAGGGGAGCGGCCCAGCGCGGCAGCCCGGCGGGCAGGCCCAGGGTGTACTTGGCGGCCTGGGTTTCCACGCCGGTGAGGGTGACGCCCTTTTTCTTGGCCTCGATGACCCCGGCGGCCTTGCCGTCCACGTAGAGCAGATAGTCGGCGAAGCCGTGGCCCGGCAGGGGGAATTCGCGGATGGCAACGCCGCGGCCGGCGAAGATGTTGGCCGCATTGGCGTCCTGCACGGCCCAGCCTGCCTGGGCAAGCAGCCGGTCGATAAGCTCCCTGGCTTCCTGTTCTTTTGACATTATCCAGCATCCGCAACCTGTGGGGAATAATAGCACAGGATGGCCGGAATGCAGGCTGGCCGGGCATGGCCTTTCAGGAAAAGGGGCCCGCGGGCCCCTGGCAGGCTAACGCTGGTAGTAGAGGTGGATGTAGGGCTGGTAGAGCAGTTGCGGGATGAGGCGGGTGGAGTAGGGGAGTTCCTGGTAGTTTTTCCAGCCGTCCTTGTCCGCGTCGGTGAGCTGGCCGTCGTGGTTGACGTCGAGCAGGTGGTTGGCGGTATCCACCTTGTAGTTGCCTTCGAAGCCTTCCCAGATGTTGCGCACCTTTTTGTAGCCCGGCACCTTGCCCTGGTATTCGGGAATGTAGCGGCCGGGGTCGGCGAGGATGTTGGCGGCGAGCACGCTGCGGTGGCCGGTGCGGCAGAGGGTGAGGATGGGAGTGTCGCGGTCCGGGATGCGCGAGGCCACGGTGTCGAAGAAGGTCTTGGGGTTCTGGGCGATGTATTGCGGGTCCTTGGTGTTGGTGGTGTTGATGTGCGGGTAGGGGATGTTGAGGGCCATGTCGGGGTGGCCGGCCACGTACTCGGGAATGGTGCGCACGTCGATGAGCACGGCGTTGCGGAACGCGTCGCGGCTGACGTTGCCGCGGTCGTAGTGCGTGAGCAGGAAAGCCTTGGCGGCGCTGATTTCGGAGTGATAGTAGCGCTCCAGGCCGTAGCGGTTGCCGTAGCTCGGGTCGGCGGCCAGGGCCGTGCTGGCGGCCAGCAGGGTGACGGCACAGAATGCGGCGCGGGTTGGGGCTCGGGTGTTCATGGGGCTTCCTCCACGGGTGTTGTAGTGAACAGGACCGTGCACTCGCAAGCTGCTGTTTTGGCTGTGTTTTGTTGGGCAGCATACTATGGAGTGTAGACGCCGGCAGGGGCTTGGCTATGCGCCGATGGTCGTAGCATGGGACCTTGGGCGCTGGATTTCTCGGGACGGGTCTTTTGGGCGCTTTCGGCGCTTGCCGGCTTCTGGTAAGTAGATGAAGTATTGGCCCTCACCCGGCCCGCGCCCGGCGGGAGCCGGGGAAAGCCTCTGCCGCTTGCCCAACAGGTGCTTGATGCTCATCTACCGCGAAGCGGATCGCCCGGGGCGGCCCGCCCTCTTGCTGGCGCAACTGGCCGACCGGCTGCAACGGTTGGCCGGGGGCGGGGCGTGTCCGCATGCCGCGCTGGTGGAACTGCTTATCGACTTCGGCGAGCTGGAGTCGGCGGTGGCCGATGCCGCGTGTCCGGCCGAGGACGAGCTGCTGCCGCTGCTGGATGGCTTCGGGCAGCTCAGCGTGATGCTGGGGCGGCTGTTCTGGCAATCGTGGCGGCAGGGGCTGGACGG contains:
- a CDS encoding nucleotidyl transferase AbiEii/AbiGii toxin family protein, with protein sequence MRREHPNLAKIELIADVLGELRDQLVFVGGCAVDLLLTDPAAAPARVTYDVDLVARVEALVGYHALEKEFSRLGFKRDMARDAPICRWRFNNLEVDLMPMDSSVLGFANRWYPLAVKTAQTLRLSTGVTIRLVSAPAFIATKFEAFFDRGHGDVLGSHDLEDIVNVLDGRLELVKEIASTEPELRQYLAAQCRALLAMPDFINALPGIMFPDESLAGRVRLLVERLDQIAQLDQA
- a CDS encoding IS3 family transposase (programmed frameshift), producing MTKTNKFSPEVRERAVRLVQEHRDEYPSLWAAVESIAPKIGCVPQTLLEWVKRVEVDSGTRPGMTTAEAQRIRELEREVKELRRANEILKLACAFFGSGGARPPAQVMYAFVDAHRVTYGVEPICQVLQIAPSAYWRHAARQRHPALRSARVLRDAVLMSEIERVWQANLQVYGADKVWRQLNREGIAVARCTVERLMKHLGLQGARRGKVVRTTISHAKAPCPLDRVNRQFQADRPNQLWVSDFTYVSTWQGWLYVAFVIDVFARRIVGWQVSRSMQTDFVLDALEQALYARQPGRADTLIHHSDRGSQYVSIRYTERLAEAGIEPSVGSKGDSYDNALAETINGLYKTELIHRQGPWKSRQAVELATLHWVHWFNNHRLLESIGYIPPAEAEANDYQQLAQKDKVAA
- a CDS encoding restriction endonuclease subunit S: MSAVMESHSIPDTWQLVPLKELGEWSGGGTPSKAKPEFWTNGTIPWVSPKDVKTERITDSEDHITKAAVDESTAKLIPAGSVLVVTRSGILSHTLPVAITTVPVTVNQDLKAITPNDGVLPEYVAWALRCFAREILNTCSKQGTTVASIETAALHRFEIPVAPLDQQQ
- the rhuM gene encoding RhuM family protein, whose amino-acid sequence is MKQSNPLPGGEIALFQTPDGQILLDVHLERETVWLTQAQMVELFGRDQSVISRHVRNVFAEGELPTEGNMQKMHIPFSDKPVIYYSLDVIISVGYRVKSLRGTQFRIWATRTLRDHLVQGYTLNERRLREKGLTEMEEAVRLLARTLSAHELVNYQGRAVLDVVTRYARSWRLLLQYDENRLPESPVHPTRPVAGLSSDESRRAISALKQALMAKGEATALFGQERGSALDGILGSIEQTFGGEALYPSVETRAAHLLYFIIKDHPFSDGNKRIGSFLFLLYLDRNGLSIKPDGTPRFANNALVAVALLVAESDPAHKELLIRLILNLLQDGGE
- a CDS encoding type I restriction endonuclease subunit R, with amino-acid sequence MSKEQEARELIDRLLAQAGWAVQDANAANIFAGRGVAIREFPLPGHGFADYLLYVDGKAAGVIEAKKKGVTLTGVETQAAKYTLGLPAGLPRWAAPLPFSYQSTGVETRFTNGLDPEPRSRPVFAFHRPDTLAAWLESGACGRGPASDAALPQAAEAPPPAYAEQGSFLARLNRMPPLKAEGLWPAQIQAIQNLERSLRENRPRALIQMATGSGKTFTAISFIYRLIKFAGARRVLFLVDRGNLGDQTLKEFQQYASPYNNFKFTEEYIVQRLSSNTLDTTARVCICTIQRMYSMLKGRDLPEELEEESVDQLGGLFKQPEPIEYNPAIPIETFDIIVTDECHRSIYNLWAQVLEYFDAYLIGLTATPSKQTFGFFNQNLVMEYNHEMAVADGVNVNYDVYRIRTAITEQGSKVESGYAVQVMERDTRKKRWEQLDDDFSYDPNQLDRDVVAPDQIRKIIQTYRDKLFTEIFPGREWVPKTLIFAKDDAHAENIVEIVREEFGKGNDFAQKITYRTTGAKPKDLINEFRTSPMPRVAVTVDMIATGTDIKAVEVVMFMRAVKSRAFFEQMKGRGVRVIKPDDLQSVTPDARAKDHFVIVDAVGVCGQDKTDSRPMEQKPTVSFEKLMQAVAFGNTEDDVLSSLAGRLARMEHRMSAEDDQKIREITGGFGVRELGHRIIAALDPDAPNRDERVREAVKPFHDPKLRETIDTIKKKNEVVIDIISADELLEAGFSQDALDRAKGMVQSFEQFIAEHKDEITALQVLYSRPYKQRLSFAAVQELASAIEKPPYLWNESQLWQAYAALEKSRVKGAAGRRILTDLVSLVRFAMHQDNELIPFPERVAANFQVWLASQESAGKQFTREQIRWLEMIRDHIAANLGIESDDFEYAPFSQHGGLGKVHQLFGDKLNTIIEELNETLAA
- a CDS encoding rhodanese-like domain-containing protein — encoded protein: MNTRAPTRAAFCAVTLLAASTALAADPSYGNRYGLERYYHSEISAAKAFLLTHYDRGNVSRDAFRNAVLIDVRTIPEYVAGHPDMALNIPYPHINTTNTKDPQYIAQNPKTFFDTVASRIPDRDTPILTLCRTGHRSVLAANILADPGRYIPEYQGKVPGYKKVRNIWEGFEGNYKVDTANHLLDVNHDGQLTDADKDGWKNYQELPYSTRLIPQLLYQPYIHLYYQR